Below is a window of Cheilinus undulatus linkage group 8, ASM1832078v1, whole genome shotgun sequence DNA.
TATTGGGTAAGAGATTTGTTTTTGAGTTAAAGGGAAAAGAAAGTTCAACAGTTCCagcttttctctcctttctgaAACACTGTTTGCAGTTAGAGGACTTTATCTCTATTAGACAGGGAACAATAAGTGACTGGAAACACAATGGAGAACACTAAGACCCTGCTTAGAAGAATCATGatgactgttgttgtttagtgtttgtgtatgttaATGTCCCTGTAGTACTTgtaatgtgtttgtgtctggtatggttttaatggtttaattgaaatctaaaaaaagaaatcttacACTATTTTAGCTGACAAGCTTTAAGGAAACACCGCCTGATGGAGGGAGGACAGTGTGTTTAGCTGATGTCTTTAGctgtaaatgaaaatatttaatgttctTATATTTTAATGGATGTTCTGTTTGATCTGTTTACCTGTTGACCACTTTTGAATCCAGCCAACTGAGAGGGGTGTCCGTTTTAGAGAATAAGAAGAATGGGGCATAATTAGCATGTGGAGACAAGTATGTTCAACTAGaatgtttttatcaatttttgattTCAATTCAAAATCACAGGCCCTGACTAAAATATAACAATCAAATCTGTCAGACTTTAAACATTGGTAGAATTGGAATTTAGTTGCACTTCCACATGTAAAAAGGATCTAAAATCACCTTTGAGACAACATATAcataaaatgtgcttttatgATGGATATTTCTGGTGTTAGCTTCATCACAGTCATTGTATTTAGTCTGAATTTAAACATTACTCCGGTATTATTCTTCTAATAATGAAGTAAATATTAAAGAGACAATGGAACTACTTCAAATTTAAGTTTTGTTGACCCTTATAAAGATTCCTGCATTGTCAACTTTATCAAACAATCaacaataaatgtaaaatgttcTATTTCGATTCATTTTACTATTTAATAGTGATGTattcttgtttcatgttttgcttttatgatgtgaagcactttggtcaaccattgttgtttaaaatgtgctatataaataaagttgaattaaattGAAAACAAGAGAGTATTACATATCATTTTggtaatttagacatttttaaatgtgtcataTAAAACCCTCATGTGTTTCGTTTTCCTATTaaaaatgagcttttattttgtcaaacatCTTGCAAaccatgagtttttaaggtaagTTTTAACATCAGTGTACTTCattcagttttgatttattctgcacagcaacaaaaaatgtcataatgTCATAAATTTCCTGGGTTTCTTTGCCCATCTCCGGTCATTCTGGGgacatttttcacaaatttaaataacaaatgTGGGGTTCTCCTCACTGTTTTGGGTCTTCTGTTTTTACATCAAAATTATTAAGGACAGAAACACGGCTGTTCAGGCTTGTGTCCCTCACATTGTACATCAAGAAGTGGCCATTTTCATTTGTTTAGTATAAATGAAAGGGCGATTTTTCTGCCTAAAGACAGTAACATCACAAGAGATCCACTGACAATGCTGGAATTAATATTAtcctttgcattttttaaatgattgtaaGACAGCATTAGCAATAACTTTCTATGAgctaatcatttttaaaactacatGTTTTTTAGTTGAGAAATACACTGTAACTACAAATCTTTGTTAGACTTTAGAAAGGTTGCAGAGATCATTATGCAACGAGATGGCCTTGAgaggagttttctttttttttccgtTATGGCTGGTTGACGGTTCGAGGAATTTAAACTGGTGCTGTCACATGTGTATTCCTGCTGCAGCTTTAGCCATGTGTGTGATGGAATTAATAAAAGcccacaaaacaaaaaccctgATCCCTAAATCCTGTAAAACAGGTTTAAGGACTTACATGACATCTGCAACATTTTAATATCTTTATCCACTCTTGTACTTTCCATGAAGCTCACATAATACATGATGAGTTTATCGGTGCACCTCCTTCTTTCCATATTTTTTCGAGTTGGCTGATTGACAGCAAAGATTTCTTTTGAGACAAAACTTGAGACGACACAATTCTTCCTGGAAACTTTAATTGTTTTGACAACTCCTCACAAGCCAGTGAAGGTCAAGTTCAACAGTGCGGCTGACATTAATGTACAGGTGCCCTCTCACACTGGCAGGAGGGCAGTGAGGTAAATTCGGTGTTCaatgttgtgaaaaataaagtctTTCTTTCCCCTTTACATTAACAATGGCTGCTGACTCAACAGAGAAATTGTTCAATGTTTAATGGCGGACATTCCTTGACCAAATATGGGTTGTTTTTGTTCGAAGGAAGTCTGTTAATGTTCACAGATTTCATCAATTCATAACCAAACTTTCATGAATTCCCGTTGTCAATCATTAACTTCTCAAGGAATTGCTCTGATTGCACATCATTGCACACAATAAACACTTTAgtgaaatatcttttttaacGCTTTTACATTGTAAACACTGTCAAAAGTGCTGCAGCtctcagagtgattttttttttaacaagagtGCAATGTAACAGAATCAAATCaggcctctttttttttttttttttccagatcaAACAGCAGAGCGGCCCGTCGCTGCAGGCGGGTCAAAGTTGCTAGTTAATGAGTACAAAACAATTCAAGAGAAAGCAAAGCAGGGCAAATAATCAAAGAAAGTGTGTTGAACTCCACCACATATCTACACAGGGAGGGCTGCTTCAGTGCACATTCAACATCTCTGCAATGAGCCTGACATGCTACATATGAAACTATTCAAAAACACTGCAAAGAGTTAACTGATATCATCATGTGAGGACGTTATTGGCAGAGCATAACCACGTTCATTCACTAAAGACTTAAAGTGGAAACACAATATTTacataacaacaaaaaagttttaataaaaatatcttatAATTACAATAGTCTATTTTCAGCATATAAGTTCCTTTCACATACTTTTATAGAACATTTGAGTCTCTATGTACAATCGTAATCGTCTCGAATCAGAATTGTTCTTTTTTAcagtatcaaacattttaagattCTAGGGATGACGTCCCTGCTCAGCACAATTCATCTATTTTAAACAATAGATGCTGTAAAAGTACAATGATTTTCTCAGTTTAGTAAAGCTTTTAACTGGAGTCATTTCTAGTTACTGTTTAAGCACAATTCACAAAAAGTTTTCATAGCTGATGACAGACCGGTTTCCAACACAACTCCTCAGTGGAGGGATTCTCTCTTTAACAGAACAGATGAGGATTAAAGTTAAAGTGTAATTTAAGATAACAGAATGGCATGTCTACAAATGGATCCGTTTTCAataggagagaaaaaaaaagctgtggtGAATAGTGATTTTATTTGGGTTGAATTCCTCCCAGCGCTTTTGAAATCCCCTTGTGATTGTGCCTCCAGTTGGGTGTGAGTCCCTGGCGAAGCTTTGCTGGCTTTGGAGCGGCTCTGTGCTGCCTGCACACCTGTGGAGGGGATGAATAGCAGCAGGGGGGTGAGCTGCACAACTCCAGACTGACTGGCGCCACCGACAAAACAGAGGCCATGCTTgatcaacaacccaaaacaaacCAGGTCAAACAACAAGCGCACAGCTCCTCAGGCTGTTGGGCAAGGCTGACGGGGGAGACTCTCAGAGAGACTGGGAGAGTGTCTTACTGTAAACGCACATGCTTCTCTGCCTTGATCCAGGTGTGTTTAAATTCAGGGCCATAAATCAGGCATTAAAGCCCAAACAGCAGTTAAAATGAGGGACAGGCAGAGAGGAAGGAGgtgtttgaaaatgaaagagagggCAAGCTGAGGTTTGAACCCTCTCCTCTTCCCAGATTGCTACAAAAGTGACAGTTATTGCGCAAAGCACAGCTGCCTCTGAGGTTGGTGCCAATTTCATGTTCCtcaattattattttcactgACATTTACCGGCCTCCCCAGAGCACTgtacatgtttttaattcacGCTGCATACAGGCTGTAATAATCATATTTAAGGGGATTATTCTCTGACTGTTAATTCTCACCACATGTGTGTGTGATTAAAAACTCAGCCACATTACCCcttttttaaatgcttaaaaaaggcaaaaaacaatTTCTTATGTATGAATGTCAACTTACCAGTGCAGTGTTTTTATCTCAGCGGCATAAAATAGAGTCCTCCGGCTTTTTCACTATTGATGTTctctacaaaaaaaaaggagaaaaagtcataaaatttaGCTCCAAAAACAGGAATGGCCTAAATAGTagcaaaatacatgaaatacagcagagcagcaggaaaTGAGGCTGCTATATCTACAATAATAAATTCTCTTATGGCCTATTGAATAACAAATTGGCCTTATTGTGCGCAGTGAAGTGGTCTGCAGGCTGAGGTACTTCACCAATCCCGGGATAAGGTGGGCCTCTGACACACACTGTCATTATCATGCAAATCATAAAGCCTGCAATCAAGTGCGCTATCTAACCCCACTAAAAACGGTTTTTGCGCATGTTTTGAAGGCTGTGATATGGAGtgtgtcatgttttattttttgtcctcTCCCCTGCCTTGATAAAGGACAATGACACATAACGGGCATTGACGCGCTTTGTCTAAGTCTGGCAGTCTGGCACAGGGAGGCAGCGGAGACCCTCTGAAAAAAACACCGGGAATCAAGCTTACCTGATGGTGGTCAATGTTGAGCACCGTCAGCGGTGTCCGGCTGGGGTTTGAGGCTGCGTGAGGAGGACACGTCCCGGTCCGCTGAGGGTGCTGTTTCTGGAGAGAAGGGTGCGTctccagggccagctgcagGTCCAGGATGTAGTCTATGACATGCTGGAGGATCTCCACTTTGCTGACTTTTTTATCCTGTGGAATGGTGGGCACCAGGCGCTTGAGCCGGCTGTAGCAGTCGTTCATGTCGTACTGCAGGCAGAACAGGTCCTCCTCTTCCATCCTGCACCGCGCGATGTTGACGCTCTGCTTGGACAGATAGTGCAGGGAGAGCTCAGTGCTGCTGGAGGAGGAGTCCTGGGGGCGGACTGGAGTAACAGCCTTCATCTTAGATAACCAACGGCTCGACACAGGCAagcaaaaattcaataattaCCCTCCTAGCAGCAGGATGTAAGGTAACACAACGCCGTgtaaacacagcaaaaaaaaaagctagcCTAAAACAGCCGAGGGAAAAAGATAGACCAAGAGGCGGAATTCGACTGTGTCAACACATCCCGCGAAGCCTCACAGTTCCTCTTCTTTCAGCTGGCTCGGTGTGAAAGGAATGAATAGATTTCCTACATTTATAGAGGAGAGGGGAGGCGCCAAGCCAAGCGGCTGACAGATGAGGGAGAGAAGCTGGTCAATCAGCAGCAGCCCGCTGCCCACCGACCCCACAGCGGAGCCAAGAAAAGGCGTGTCCCACTCTGTGCGCCGCGGTGGGCTGCCTGTTGGTACGAGAGGgttgtgttagtgtgtgtggatgtgtgagGAAGAACAACAGAGGGGGAAGAGGAGATTTAATGCACTCAGCTGCACTTTACCATGGCTGTAAAAAGGAAAAGTCTAAAGCATCTTTGTATCAGAGGCCCATGGTTaagatgttgttgttgatgCTGCCAGAGGAGGTTTAATATTCACCAGGCTGTTAAAGGGGGGAGTGCATCCTTGGCATCGTTAATAATGCGTAATTGCGCACAGCCTCGCTAATACTGATTGCTCTTCTGACGGACGTGTCTGTGCCGAACCACCTGCACACACGAGGAAAGCCCTTACCTGCAAATAGTGTTTATTTTCAACGCTATTTTTATTCTAGCCCTTAGAATAAAGTGTCTTGTAgtttcagacacattttagtcatttttactggttaaagtttagtctaattttacttaacaaaacaattttttcctttttagctCAGCTTAAGTTCATTAAAAGTGcttacatttcagtttttacttttagttaaagcatttattctctttgcttgaatctggtgccaaatcacTTGAGTGTTCATGAACCCTGCAAGACAgggcagatggatttgtttcacacatccatctgggaacgcttcaataggaaacgtttgagaaaaggcagaggctttgaaaaaaactcaaaacaatcagagcaacaaaacacgtgacgtagcctatcaagctgcgcatgcgcagctaccgacgaataacgcgaaacatggcgactatagataTGTAAGAACTCCaactttgtcgtttttgaaaagaaaacaactcactgctgttctttgttcttcttttaaggaagaaatgtcaagttctgataaaactggcgctttagcagcatcactgctaatctcttcctccataactgcaccagcttttgctgctgcttgtttacatgactctgctgcgcctgaaagtactgcccctcattgctgattggtcctgtcactttctaactgggcccaaacggttcagatgggactGTTATTTCATATTAAATAGATAGTGAATGAATTTAGTGTTGAAGTTTGCATGTGGTACTATTCATTTAACCCTAGAACCCTTTCAGGGCTTTTTCACTGTATTTTTTGCTCTTACATTGGCAGTTATCGTGGCAAGAGGATGATATTTGAcaaaggtgtttttttattttatgaatttctgaaattttaTAATCTACACTGTGTAGACAAAAAACTCACACTCCCCCTCCTAAAGTCCTTTTAGGCCTCATTGTCTACCATTCAAgccatttattttcattctactgctactgcaatacagaaataagaaatcttGTTAATTTCTCTgtaattcagtcattcagaggtaaaaaaaaaaaaatgtgcacaccaaaaaaatgctgccaaattttgccatttttcaatgtttgcagagaggcattgtgggagataatgACCTTGTTTGAACTGACAGGATATAACAGTGACTGTAGGCCAGTGGAATTAattatttcaactaaaactactttgggtgttttctatggatgtcagagtctagtgaaaagttaaaattatgacaaTGAATTCACATTTGCTAAACATGATGAGGACTAGAGCTAAGGaccaaacatttaaagccagtttttttttcatgtttaatatttctaaatatatcCAATGGCCTTAAAAGGACTTTAAGAGGGAGAGTgggatttaatttttttttttttttttacataaaacttaATAGCACgtcaaaataattcatttttttgtgtcagaaaatgtggcgttatgtaaataaactggcatttatagggttaaaattatgaaaaataattcacatcTGCTATACATGACAAggaccaaaaattaaaaaaaaaaaaaaaaaaaaaaaaagttattcatttatttttaatacttttaaatatatcCGATGGCCTaaagggctttaagagggatagtgtaatttttttaaaggagggc
It encodes the following:
- the id4 gene encoding DNA-binding protein inhibitor ID-4 codes for the protein MKAVTPVRPQDSSSSSTELSLHYLSKQSVNIARCRMEEEDLFCLQYDMNDCYSRLKRLVPTIPQDKKVSKVEILQHVIDYILDLQLALETHPSLQKQHPQRTGTCPPHAASNPSRTPLTVLNIDHHQRTSIVKKPEDSILCR